The genomic interval AAGAGTGAGAAAGATTCTAGTGTGAATAATGCTGGTGAGCTAACCCGGCAGTGGGTTGCAGTTACAAGCACAATTGCTGCCACAGAGAATAAAGATTGTCTTGATCTTTTTATTCAATTGGATGGATTGTTGTTTGTTGATAAATGGCTGAAAGATGTTCAAAATTTAGTTAATGATGCAAATGAAAGTTTTGTAGAAGACTCAATAACTGCTCTGTTACGGGCTCTTGAAAAGCTGCATATTGACAATAAGAGGTCAGTATCTACGGGTATCTGGAGTACTGTTGAGAGACTTCTTGACCACAAAAGCTTGAAGGTTCAAGATATAGCAAGACTGCTGTTTGATAGCTGGAAGCAGGACGGTAATGCAGTTGACCATGTTGAGAATACTGAGGTCCTCTGTGGTGGTGGGAATCCTGAGCTTCCTGTACAAGAGACCAAGCCATCTGCATTAAATTCCACTCCTTCAGAAGTAGGTTCTAACATCAAGAATCACCTATCTTGTACTGCTCAAGACGAAACACTGGAGGGTCTTCAATCAGAAAGTGCTGATGTACAGACTCCAACTTTGTCACAACAGTCCCCAGCCCAGAAATTTTCAGAGAATGAAGACGTCAAGAGCGATAGGTCTCCAGAGCCTTTGGGGTCTGTTATTTTGGAGGCTATCCAACAAAGTTCTATAAAAGATGAACCCTCTGCATGTTCTTTAGGAGCAGATGCTATAATCGGAAGTACTGATTttcctgttgcaaagatgagcAATCCAGATGACTCTAAATTGAATGAGATGCCCAGTAATGAAAAACAGAAGCAcacagtcaatagttctccaAAGAACTTGGGTGTGACTGACATTTCGTCTGTGTCTGGACCACTGGAATCTGGGGTTTGTTCAGATTCTCCTGCTGCAACATCCCCGGTTTTTGTGGATGATTCTGCTTTACAAAAAAGTTCAGATGCCAATGAGGATGGCTTCTGTCAAAAGCTCGATCCACTGAGTGGTGATGGACAAGATGAGAGCTGTAGACCTGATCCACAGATTATGATGGACGATACAATGGTTGTGACAGATGGTACTTCAGCTATGATGGGAGATTCATTGGTTGTGATGGATGATACAATAAGTGTAGATCATTGCAACACTGCAGTTCAAGATAGTGACTGTTCAAACGTTCCTCGGGAGTCGTCTAGCAATGGTAATTTGTCTAGAAAAGTTGAAGATATAGAGGCTCCTACCAGGATGGATGACTCGGATGCtgttgatgaagatgaagatgaagagcaAGATAGTGATGAAGGCAATGAATTGACTATTGCTAGTGCTTTTCCtatcaatatatttgaaaaaaGAAGGGCTGATATTGATGTCGAATATGGGATGGTTGATGCTCTTGAAGTCGCTCGACAGGTTGCCCAAGAAGTAGAAAGAGAAGTAGAAAAAGAAGTTGTGGATTACGGAGAGCCATACTGCAGTTCATCTTCTGGGAAAATGTCAGGAGGTGGACTCAGACAACCTGGCAGCCCAGACTCTATAAATGAAAAGCAAGACCCAGTCACCGAAGTTGCACCAAAGCATGTGCCAGTTGAACAAGTGAATTCTGTAGAGGCAAATCCTGAGAAGGATGTAGTTGTATCAAAGCATCAGGATATGGTACGTGAACATTCCATTCATGACATGGAGTCCTCTCAAGTGACTGAAATGGCTCAAGAACCAGAAGTTAACTCAGAAAAGGGTCTTTGCGGTTTTGATCTAAATGAAGAAGTAAGTTCTGATGAGATGGACTCAGTGAATCCTGTATCTACTCAAATTCCTTTTTCCAGACCACCACCAGCTGCTGATCTACCTGTGGCTCCTTTGCAGTTTGAAGGGGCTATTGGATTGAAAGACTCTCTTGGTAATAGTGCTTTTCGTCGAGCATCGCCTCGCAGGTTTTCTGATTCTGAGAAGAATCTTTCTACGGGAGCCACCACTGGTAGCTCAAAGCAGAGGCCAGACTACATGTGCTTAGATTTGAATGTTGCTCTTGGAGGAGATGATTTGGAAAAACAAATTCCATTGTCGTCTGGCCTCCCATCCGGGGAATCTTCAGGGGAAGTGAGTCAAAGTAGATTGGGTAGGCCTAACTTGGATTTGAACCGTATTGATGACGATGGTGATGCTCCATTGAACTTAAGAGTGGAAGGACAGTTCTTGTACAACCGAAATGCCCGTCGCAGCCCATCTCCTGCCTCATCATCGTCATCGATGCAGCCATTGATGAGGAATTTTGATTTGAATGACAGACCCTTTTTTCTAAATGATTCTAGTGATCAAGGGCACGGAAAGCCTTCTCAAAGTGCCACTGCATATAGAGGGCAGGTGGATGGTTCAGTTATTTCTATCCTGGGTACCAGAGTGGAGATTAAAAGAAATGATGTTTCTCAAACTCTGTCCTTATCAAATGGAAAGGGTATTATTGAGACTGCAGGAGATCCCAACTTGGCAAGAGCGGGAAGTCTTTTAGAATTGGGTTCAGGGGTTTCTTACACCAACTCTCCTATTTTTGGGTACAATGGACTGGCTACAGGGCCCCCAATGTCATTCTCCCCGACTATGTATGGACCTGGTGGAACAATCCCCTATATGATGGATTCAAGAGGATCCCATGTTGTGCCTCAAGTTATGGGTTCTGCATCAGTGGTTCCACCTCCGTTCCCTCAGTCACCGTTTATTGTGAATATGAATGCCATGCAACCGGGTCTAAATGGTGCTGGGCCATCACGTCCCAGTCTTGATTTAAACTCTGGTTTCATGGTTGAGAGTGCCAATAGAGATACAGGTTTGAGGCACCTTTTCATTCATGGCCAAGGTGGATCTATGGACGAGCATTTGAGGAACAGCTCACAGCCTCCTAGTTCCAATGTTGGTGGCAAAAGGAAAGAACCAGAAAGTGGCTGGGAACCCTACCCTTTTAGTTACAGACATCAGCAACCCCCCTGGAGATAGGAGTTCTTAAGCACTAACTGCATGCTGTCCTATCTTTGCAACAGTTTCATAAATTCAACCAACTCCACTGAGACGCCCATCCCAAACATGATCCTGGGTAAGGAGAGTTCACTCGCTTTTATAGAACTGAATAAAGTTGGAGGTAATTATCAATGTAACATGATTTATCATTAAGTGCTGCAGAAGAAAGTTAGGTTGTTTaatctttgtttttcttttttctttttccttttcttttctgtgtTACATAAAGGCCTTTGCAAGATAGGAGATTTGGTACGTGTAGCTGTAATTTTCTCTGCCATGTATATCACAGAAATTATAGGAACAGGATTCTACATTATTTTAGTGGTGCTGACTGCTTTGATAAGTTAGTTTACCTGAagttaaagagaaaaatgagtCTGCCAGTGATGATCTATGACATGAATTTATGAAGCATCATTTTCATTGGTTGGCCCAGTTTTACAATGTATTAGCATCAAGCTTTGATGTGAAAAGTGCCCCGCCTAGAGTTCTGAACTTCTGATTGCTTCTCTAAGTCTGGGTAGATTTTGGTTACCGCCAGGAAAAGGAaaagccaaaaaaaaaggtactTTTGTTGAAAATTAAATGGAGATCAGGGTCTAGAATAAAAAAATGTCGTTGAATTAACTCGTCATCACTGTTTAGATGGAAGTATAGTTTGAaatgaaagaacaaaaattggTGTGCATGGTGTTGGACATAAGTCACAACCCTGACATTGCATAGTTAACATCATTCTGGTGCGCATGAAACCTTACAAGATAGGACACATGAATCTATGCAaggtttaaaaagaaaattaaaattcatAGCACACATTTTTCACTCAAATCTATTCATttttcctttccaaatattaaaaatttcACAAAAACCATACGAAAGCTTTCCAACAGCATGTGGTGAggatgtaatttttttttgaagggaTAAATGTAAGGGTAATGGAAACAATTGCAAGCAACATGCAATTGGAAAGCTTGTCATCAAGCTACCAGGGCTGTTGGGCCAAATGCCATAAGAGGATCAGAAAGTTGATAAATGGGCTTAAATGTTGCCCAATCTCAAGGCACCGTCTTTATATTGGTCCAAAACAAAATATTGGAAAAGATGAAAACATTACACAGGATAATCAAAATGTCAAAAAAAGCTAcataataaaaattacattgatGGAACAAACCATACAAACCATTCCACCAGTGATGTGGATGCAGCTATCTTCGTTTGTatctgaaaaacaaaaaataagaatCAAAACAGAGAAACTTCAATACCGAATACATGCATACACGGACTATGAATGCAACCGGAAAAATACACCAATTCTAAGAACTCTTGATGCAACTCTTCTCCTATGGAAAGTTTGATTATACACACTTCAGTGCAACTAATTGATGATCAGACATTTAAGTGCATATGCTAAGTGGAGTAAGAATGATACAATCATATGCTAAAAGCAACTAATGAGTTCCATATAATGCATTTTGATGAAAACAAGGACCGGATATGTTtgtaaataattataagataAAGTTCTTATACCTTGATTTGCTTTTAAAAGAATTTTTGGACTTTTTCTTTCCTATGCCACCAGTTTTTCGGTTCTGTTTCCCTAGGCTCATATCACTCTGGAACAGATCCTGCATCTCATCTGTCCTTGACTGGGTCTTTTGCGGAAGACGATTAGATTTTTTATTGTCCTTCTTGACAATCTTGCCGGTATCCATTGCCTTATTTACTGCCTTCACCGCTTTGGCCCTACGGTAACCCAAGTCAACAAGTTTCACTCCTGTTTTCTCCTTGGTTGCTCCATTACCCTGCAATTTTACATACAGATTAATGTGTAGTACTACACAAAGTATATCTGATCACAACgtccttttctcttttttgttctgattatatataaacttcgagagagagagagagaaagaaacagACACATGCAGGTAGCCTAGTAGGAAGACTTTTACAGGAGAGATAATTACTGATGAATCTCAACCAAAAGTCAAAGATAAATGGCCAATTATACCAAAATGAATAACTCAACTGCTCGGCTGATTCACTTTTACTGATGCCATAAATAAGATGAAACAAAGGACTGCTATAATACCACTCATTTTTCCATAAAGGTGGATCAAACGCAAGATTGCAAGAATCAATTTTGACATCAGTGAGAAAAGCAACTAACATACTTGACAATATATATTCATGAAAGATAGAGAGAGGCATACTTCTGACTTccgattttctttttcatcctCCAACATTTCTCTAGCTGCTTCCAAATTTCGGCGCTTCTTACGAGGCAAATTTCTCTGCTCCAGATTCATTATATTATTTGCATATcccaaaaataataaataaattgaataACACAATGCATCCTTCAGATGCGATATTACCTCACGCTCTCGTTTcctcttttctttcattttcaggTCTTCAGCTTGTTCGGCACTGATCACCTCATGTCCAGAATGTTTACCTCTTTCACCAGATGCCTAACAGTTGTTGTCATGAGTCATTGCTCCAGAGtacaaaaataatataatataggACAAAAAACAagtaggtcatggaagaaaTTAAGACTCTAGGTTAAGGATCTATGAAAAATAACCTTCTATCCAAGCATATACCAGGTACTTTGTCCCAAAATTAACAATACAGATTCTTCTTTTTACCTTAGATGCCTTCACTacctccttcttctccttctcagtCACAATCCAGGTCCTTTTAGGGCGCGAATAAATTTCATCTCTGTGTGCGATCAAATTCTCTACCTGTAGTAAAGAACACGAACAAAATATTAATGTTGGTAattatgaaataaataaatatattgaagCTGTCTGATTGTAGGTTATGCTCTCAAAATGCCAAACATTGAATAGCTATGGGATAGAGTTTTGCTAAAA from Argentina anserina chromosome 2, drPotAnse1.1, whole genome shotgun sequence carries:
- the LOC126783541 gene encoding uncharacterized protein LOC126783541 — its product is MTLEDFFTLTEMKDGLTAPSRVEELVTLMKSEKDSSVNNAGELTRQWVAVTSTIAATENKDCLDLFIQLDGLLFVDKWLKDVQNLVNDANESFVEDSITALLRALEKLHIDNKRSVSTGIWSTVERLLDHKSLKVQDIARLLFDSWKQDGNAVDHVENTEVLCGGGNPELPVQETKPSALNSTPSEVGSNIKNHLSCTAQDETLEGLQSESADVQTPTLSQQSPAQKFSENEDVKSDRSPEPLGSVILEAIQQSSIKDEPSACSLGADAIIGSTDFPVAKMSNPDDSKLNEMPSNEKQKHTVNSSPKNLGVTDISSVSGPLESGVCSDSPAATSPVFVDDSALQKSSDANEDGFCQKLDPLSGDGQDESCRPDPQIMMDDTMVVTDGTSAMMGDSLVVMDDTISVDHCNTAVQDSDCSNVPRESSSNGNLSRKVEDIEAPTRMDDSDAVDEDEDEEQDSDEGNELTIASAFPINIFEKRRADIDVEYGMVDALEVARQVAQEVEREVEKEVVDYGEPYCSSSSGKMSGGGLRQPGSPDSINEKQDPVTEVAPKHVPVEQVNSVEANPEKDVVVSKHQDMVREHSIHDMESSQVTEMAQEPEVNSEKGLCGFDLNEEVSSDEMDSVNPVSTQIPFSRPPPAADLPVAPLQFEGAIGLKDSLGNSAFRRASPRRFSDSEKNLSTGATTGSSKQRPDYMCLDLNVALGGDDLEKQIPLSSGLPSGESSGEVSQSRLGRPNLDLNRIDDDGDAPLNLRVEGQFLYNRNARRSPSPASSSSSMQPLMRNFDLNDRPFFLNDSSDQGHGKPSQSATAYRGQVDGSVISILGTRVEIKRNDVSQTLSLSNGKGIIETAGDPNLARAGSLLELGSGVSYTNSPIFGYNGLATGPPMSFSPTMYGPGGTIPYMMDSRGSHVVPQVMGSASVVPPPFPQSPFIVNMNAMQPGLNGAGPSRPSLDLNSGFMVESANRDTGLRHLFIHGQGGSMDEHLRNSSQPPSSNVGGKRKEPESGWEPYPFSYRHQQPPWR